A genomic window from Cyprinus carpio isolate SPL01 chromosome A2, ASM1834038v1, whole genome shotgun sequence includes:
- the LOC109047589 gene encoding microtubule-associated protein 4-like isoform X5: MDFSLRDAFTDGAPKATQDSLLKRDFVAELQAQTYDDKVGETVGKTDYRPLLDGLDGKRERSGFMSAGQTGGQRQDPQGDIHPSPSGQYVYKNDFQSGLVSMIEKPVQLGNQQMGSAVKDNSMDSFLGFSQPGMNIGMNMNVGMAPFQSSKPPSMGEPQRTLPLFANEPTQPSQITANSSETSPRNSQESSAVKEDKTAKEKMEKVETAVKMENINIIEKQDKPEKMEKIDHLGKKDEITKKTDSVDKTQKSEKIIKDEKKVEKEEKQDNKAEKNEKVEKVDKPEKTNKEKEEKKDKGEKVDKTAKAEKNATAAKRPVKSPTANGSKEVTSPDSKAKPSVGPAKQSSARPNSLSTGDSAGATKRTSPTTNSANKKSPVPKATTPTAGTKKNPTTTTTLETKAKSSETATQHRPPVPKAKAASATNSKNGTNTTATTSALRTSATKTESQAGEVKKTSAKTTPGTTRTPPSATSTAATNGTPTSRTSRITKPPVPKQTPLERKPPVPRAPRNIRPLNAPLPDLKNVRSKIGSTDNMKYQPGGGKVSAAQGKTDALPKTSQGKVQIVHKKLDFSHVTSRCGSKDNIKHVPGGGNVQILNKKVDLRKVTSKCGSKDNIKHKQGGSDVKIESNMVNAKAKSKVGSMDNVGHEPGGGDVKAEGVQQKSEGSPSPTAVSPPMQAGNGAKENGLKENSPAPISSLGEGPRNSQGLDKRITGTN, from the exons ATGGACTTCAGTTTACGTGATGCCTTCACAGATGGGGCACCTAAGGCGACCCAGGACAGCCTGCTGAAGAGGGATTTTGTGGCTGAGTTGCAGGCACAGACCTATGACGATAAAGTGGGCGAGACTGTTGGGAAGACAGACTACCGCCCCCTTCTGGATGGGCTGGATGGCAAAAGGGAAA gGTCTGGGTTCATGTCTGCAGGCCAGACTGGAGGGCAACGTCAGGACCCTCAGGGAGACATCCATCCCAGCCCGTCTGGCCAATATGTCTATAAGAATGACTTTCAATCAG GCCTAGTATCAATGATTGAAAAGCCTGTCCAATTAGGAAACCAGCAGATGGGATCTGCGGTGAAGGACAACAGCATGGACTCTTTTCTGG GGTTCTCTCAGCCTGGAATGAATATTGGTATGAATATGAATGTTGGCATGGCCCCTTTCCAGAGCTCCAAACCCCCCAGCATGGGTGAACCTCAGAGGACCTTACCCTTGTTTGCCAATGAACCAACCCAACCATCTCAGATAACTGCTAATTCGAGTGAAACAAGCCCTCGTAACAGCCAGGAAAGTTCTGCAG tgAAAGAAGATAAGACAGCTAAAGAGAAAATGGAGAAGGTTGAAACTGCTGTGAAGATGGAAAACATCAACATAATTGAGAAGCAGGACAAGCCTGAGAAGATGGAGAAGATTGATCATCTGGGCAAGAAAGATGAGAtcacaaagaaaacagacagTGTAGATAAGACTCAGAAGAGTGAGAAGATCATCAAAGATGAGAAGAAAGTCGAGAAAGAGGAGAAACAGGACAATAAAGCTGAGAAAAATGAGAAGGTTGAGAAAGTAGACAAACCTGAGAAGACAAACaaggagaaagaggagaagaaagacaAGGGAGAAAAAGTGGACAAGACAGCCAAAGCTGAGAAGAATGCGACGGCTGCTAAAAGACCTGTGAAGTCTCCAACAGCTAATGGGAGCAAGGAGGTGACCAGTCCAGATAGTAAGGCCAAG CCTTCAGTTGGGCCAGCCAAACAAAGCTCAGCAAGACCAAACTCGCTGTCCACTGGAGACAGTGCAGGTGCCACCAAACGCACCTCTCCCACCACCAACTCTGCCAATAAAAAAAGCCCTGTGCCCAAGGCAACAACCCCCACTGCTGGTACCAAGAAAAACCCCACCACCACAACTACTCTTGAGACTAAGGCCAAG tctTCTGAAACAGCGACCCAGCATCGCCCTCCAGTGCCAAAGGCTAAAGCTGCATCTGCTACAAACTCTAAAAACGGCACTAACACCACAGCTACCACCTCTGCCCTACGCACCTCTG CTACAAAGACTGAAAGTCAAGCAGGAGAGGTGAAAAAGACAAGTGCAAAGACAACACCAG GGACAACTCGCACACCACCCTCTGCCACTAGTACAGCAGCAACCAATGGAACCCCGACCTCTCGTACCTCCCGCATCACCAAACCCCCTGTACCCAAGCAGACTCCCCTAGAGAGGAAGCCTCCTGTACCGCGAGCCCCCCGAAACATCCGGCCCTTGAACGCACCACTGCCGGATCTAAAAAATGTGCGCTCCAAGATCGGTTCCACCGATAACATGAAGTACCAGCCTGGAGGAGGCAAG GTCTCTGCAGCCCAGGGCAAGACTGATGCTCTGCCAAAGACCAGCCAGGGCAAA GTTCAGATAGTCCACAAAAAGCTGGACTTCAGCCATGTCACCTCCCGATGTGGCTCTAAGGACAATATCAAGCATGTTCCTGGTGGAGGAAAT gttcagattttaaataaaaaggttgACTTGAGAAAAGTTACCTCTAAATGTGGATCCAAGGACAACATAAAGCACAAGCAAG GTGGTAGTGATGtgaagattgaatccaatatggTTAATGCCAAGGCCAAGTCCAAAGTGGGATCCATGGACAATGTAGGCCATGAACCAGGTGGTGGCGATGTCAAG GCTGAGGGGGTTCAGCAGAAATCTGAGGGAAGCCCATCTCCCACTGCTGTCTCTCCACCCATGCAGGCAGGTAATGGGGCAAAAGAGAATGGGCTGAAAGAGAACTCTCCTGCTCCCATATCTTCTTTGGGAGAGGGACCCCGGAACTCCCAGGGCTTGGACAAGCGCATCACTGGGACAA ATTGA
- the LOC109047589 gene encoding microtubule-associated protein 4-like isoform X6 — MDFSLRDAFTDGAPKATQDSLLKRDFVAELQAQTYDDKVGETVGKTDYRPLLDGLDGKRERSGFMSAGQTGGQRQDPQGDIHPSPSGQYVYKNDFQSGLVSMIEKPVQLGNQQMGSAVKDNSMDSFLGFSQPGMNIGMNMNVGMAPFQSSKPPSMGEPQRTLPLFANEPTQPSQITANSSETSPRNSQESSAVKEDKTAKEKMEKVETAVKMENINIIEKQDKPEKMEKIDHLGKKDEITKKTDSVDKTQKSEKIIKDEKKVEKEEKQDNKAEKNEKVEKVDKPEKTNKEKEEKKDKGEKVDKTAKAEKNATAAKRPVKSPTANGSKEVTSPDSKAKSSETATQHRPPVPKAKAASATNSKNGTNTTATTSALRTSATKTESQAGEVKKTSAKTTPGTTRTPPSATSTAATNGTPTSRTSRITKPPVPKQTPLERKPPVPRAPRNIRPLNAPLPDLKNVRSKIGSTDNMKYQPGGGKVSAAQGKTDALPKTSQGKVQIVHKKLDFSHVTSRCGSKDNIKHVPGGGNVQILNKKVDLRKVTSKCGSKDNIKHKQGGSDVKIESNMVNAKAKSKVGSMDNVGHEPGGGDVKAEGVQQKSEGSPSPTAVSPPMQAGNGAKENGLKENSPAPISSLGEGPRNSQGLDKRITGTN, encoded by the exons ATGGACTTCAGTTTACGTGATGCCTTCACAGATGGGGCACCTAAGGCGACCCAGGACAGCCTGCTGAAGAGGGATTTTGTGGCTGAGTTGCAGGCACAGACCTATGACGATAAAGTGGGCGAGACTGTTGGGAAGACAGACTACCGCCCCCTTCTGGATGGGCTGGATGGCAAAAGGGAAA gGTCTGGGTTCATGTCTGCAGGCCAGACTGGAGGGCAACGTCAGGACCCTCAGGGAGACATCCATCCCAGCCCGTCTGGCCAATATGTCTATAAGAATGACTTTCAATCAG GCCTAGTATCAATGATTGAAAAGCCTGTCCAATTAGGAAACCAGCAGATGGGATCTGCGGTGAAGGACAACAGCATGGACTCTTTTCTGG GGTTCTCTCAGCCTGGAATGAATATTGGTATGAATATGAATGTTGGCATGGCCCCTTTCCAGAGCTCCAAACCCCCCAGCATGGGTGAACCTCAGAGGACCTTACCCTTGTTTGCCAATGAACCAACCCAACCATCTCAGATAACTGCTAATTCGAGTGAAACAAGCCCTCGTAACAGCCAGGAAAGTTCTGCAG tgAAAGAAGATAAGACAGCTAAAGAGAAAATGGAGAAGGTTGAAACTGCTGTGAAGATGGAAAACATCAACATAATTGAGAAGCAGGACAAGCCTGAGAAGATGGAGAAGATTGATCATCTGGGCAAGAAAGATGAGAtcacaaagaaaacagacagTGTAGATAAGACTCAGAAGAGTGAGAAGATCATCAAAGATGAGAAGAAAGTCGAGAAAGAGGAGAAACAGGACAATAAAGCTGAGAAAAATGAGAAGGTTGAGAAAGTAGACAAACCTGAGAAGACAAACaaggagaaagaggagaagaaagacaAGGGAGAAAAAGTGGACAAGACAGCCAAAGCTGAGAAGAATGCGACGGCTGCTAAAAGACCTGTGAAGTCTCCAACAGCTAATGGGAGCAAGGAGGTGACCAGTCCAGATAGTAAGGCCAAG tctTCTGAAACAGCGACCCAGCATCGCCCTCCAGTGCCAAAGGCTAAAGCTGCATCTGCTACAAACTCTAAAAACGGCACTAACACCACAGCTACCACCTCTGCCCTACGCACCTCTG CTACAAAGACTGAAAGTCAAGCAGGAGAGGTGAAAAAGACAAGTGCAAAGACAACACCAG GGACAACTCGCACACCACCCTCTGCCACTAGTACAGCAGCAACCAATGGAACCCCGACCTCTCGTACCTCCCGCATCACCAAACCCCCTGTACCCAAGCAGACTCCCCTAGAGAGGAAGCCTCCTGTACCGCGAGCCCCCCGAAACATCCGGCCCTTGAACGCACCACTGCCGGATCTAAAAAATGTGCGCTCCAAGATCGGTTCCACCGATAACATGAAGTACCAGCCTGGAGGAGGCAAG GTCTCTGCAGCCCAGGGCAAGACTGATGCTCTGCCAAAGACCAGCCAGGGCAAA GTTCAGATAGTCCACAAAAAGCTGGACTTCAGCCATGTCACCTCCCGATGTGGCTCTAAGGACAATATCAAGCATGTTCCTGGTGGAGGAAAT gttcagattttaaataaaaaggttgACTTGAGAAAAGTTACCTCTAAATGTGGATCCAAGGACAACATAAAGCACAAGCAAG GTGGTAGTGATGtgaagattgaatccaatatggTTAATGCCAAGGCCAAGTCCAAAGTGGGATCCATGGACAATGTAGGCCATGAACCAGGTGGTGGCGATGTCAAG GCTGAGGGGGTTCAGCAGAAATCTGAGGGAAGCCCATCTCCCACTGCTGTCTCTCCACCCATGCAGGCAGGTAATGGGGCAAAAGAGAATGGGCTGAAAGAGAACTCTCCTGCTCCCATATCTTCTTTGGGAGAGGGACCCCGGAACTCCCAGGGCTTGGACAAGCGCATCACTGGGACAA ATTGA
- the LOC109047589 gene encoding microtubule-associated protein 4-like isoform X3: protein MDFSLRDAFTDGAPKATQDSLLKRDFVAELQAQTYDDKVGETVGKTDYRPLLDGLDGKRERSGFMSAGQTGGQRQDPQGDIHPSPSGQYVYKNDFQSGLVSMIEKPVQLGNQQMGSAVKDNSMDSFLGFSQPGMNIGMNMNVGMAPFQSSKPPSMGEPQRTLPLFANEPTQPSQITANSSETSPRNSQESSAVLGSPWTGEEMLSTEQSRASIKAEQSHTDTLGFQSQDAASGEEKSIEEGTGKQQKRKKKKRKNREEMYDLLDSLGSPDSEETPSESSNHGCPSPPSRDEDIWESEIQERGGGRIKAKKGKSRMKLPEDWSAPPTIMNMDFSSPNLRDSKPPSSASMDQGSAPPSLTPEPLHLTGTQACRPQPTGQANTSLFSNNPDSTVNPIDDSTHEIDRDMLNKDKSTKDDINKSNLELPGVHPSDLLLMDSKTDPNDSDQKSTFALSPTQTFMFLDSVLQAQTPDASPPSHSTPVNTPIPHTTALESAPDLTTGPLSIGTDIPACQSAPAVSHSSPTIPPSIEKRLKPEATPFIPSQTEQQETSLAQPPLLEVKEDKTAKEKMEKVETAVKMENINIIEKQDKPEKMEKIDHLGKKDEITKKTDSVDKTQKSEKIIKDEKKVEKEEKQDNKAEKNEKVEKVDKPEKTNKEKEEKKDKGEKVDKTAKAEKNATAAKRPVKSPTANGSKEVTSPDSKAKSSETATQHRPPVPKAKAASATNSKNGTNTTATTSALRTSATKTESQAGEVKKTSAKTTPGTTRTPPSATSTAATNGTPTSRTSRITKPPVPKQTPLERKPPVPRAPRNIRPLNAPLPDLKNVRSKIGSTDNMKYQPGGGKVSAAQGKTDALPKTSQGKVQIVHKKLDFSHVTSRCGSKDNIKHVPGGGNVQILNKKVDLRKVTSKCGSKDNIKHKQGGSDVKIESNMVNAKAKSKVGSMDNVGHEPGGGDVKAEGVQQKSEGSPSPTAVSPPMQAGNGAKENGLKENSPAPISSLGEGPRNSQGLDKRITGTN from the exons ATGGACTTCAGTTTACGTGATGCCTTCACAGATGGGGCACCTAAGGCGACCCAGGACAGCCTGCTGAAGAGGGATTTTGTGGCTGAGTTGCAGGCACAGACCTATGACGATAAAGTGGGCGAGACTGTTGGGAAGACAGACTACCGCCCCCTTCTGGATGGGCTGGATGGCAAAAGGGAAA gGTCTGGGTTCATGTCTGCAGGCCAGACTGGAGGGCAACGTCAGGACCCTCAGGGAGACATCCATCCCAGCCCGTCTGGCCAATATGTCTATAAGAATGACTTTCAATCAG GCCTAGTATCAATGATTGAAAAGCCTGTCCAATTAGGAAACCAGCAGATGGGATCTGCGGTGAAGGACAACAGCATGGACTCTTTTCTGG GGTTCTCTCAGCCTGGAATGAATATTGGTATGAATATGAATGTTGGCATGGCCCCTTTCCAGAGCTCCAAACCCCCCAGCATGGGTGAACCTCAGAGGACCTTACCCTTGTTTGCCAATGAACCAACCCAACCATCTCAGATAACTGCTAATTCGAGTGAAACAAGCCCTCGTAACAGCCAGGAAAGTTCTGCAG TTTTGGGAAGCCCTTGGACAGGTGAGGAAATGCTCTCTACGGAGCAGTCCCGAGCTTCCATCAAGGCAGAACAGAGTCACACTGACACCTTGGGATTCCAGAGTCAAGATGCAGCATCTGGTGAGGAAAAGTCCATCGAGGAAGGAACCGGAAAGCAGCAGAAGCGAAAAAAGAAGAAACGCAAAAACAGGGAAGAAATGTATGACCTTCTTGACAGTCTTGGTTCCCCTGATTCAGAAGAGACTCCTTCTGAAAGCTCCAACCACGGCTGCCCCTCACCTCCTAGTAGGGATGAAGACATTTGGGAAAGCGAGATCCAAGAAAGAGGGGGAGGACGTATCAAGGCCAAGAAGGGTAAAAGCAGGATGAAGCTACCGGAGGATTGGAGTGCTCCTCCAACCATAATGAACATGGACTTTAGCAGCCCTAATTTGCGTGATTCAAAACCCCCATCCAGTGCTAGCATGGATCAAGGAAGTGCACCACCCTCACTCACACCTGAACCTCTGCACCTCACGGGCACCCAAGCATGCAGACCCCAACCGACAGGGCAAGCAAACACTTCCTTATTCTCAAATAACCCAGACTCCACTGTGAATCCCATAGATGACTCAACTCACGAGATTGACAGGGATATGTTAAATAAGGATAAATCAACTAAAGACGATATCAATAAGTCTAACCTCGAGTTGCCTGGTGTTCACCCTTCAGATCTGTTACTCATGGACTCAAAGACTGACCCAAATGATTCCGACCAGAAGTCAACCTTTGCCCTTAGTCCAACTCAGACTTTTATGTTCCTTGACTCTGTGCTGCAGGCACAGACCCCAGATGCAAGCCCCCCATCCCACAGCACCCCCGTGAATACTCCCATCCCTCACACCACTGCCCTGGAGTCCGCTCCTGATCTGACCACTGGCCCACTGTCCATCGGCACAGACATCCCTGCCTGTCAGAGTGCACCAGCTGTTAGTCACTCTTCCCCAACAATTCCCCCCAGCATTGAAAAGAGATTAAAGCCCGAGGCTACACCTTTCATCCCTTCACAAACAGAGCAGCAGGAGACCTCACTGGCACAGCCTCCCCTACTGGAAG tgAAAGAAGATAAGACAGCTAAAGAGAAAATGGAGAAGGTTGAAACTGCTGTGAAGATGGAAAACATCAACATAATTGAGAAGCAGGACAAGCCTGAGAAGATGGAGAAGATTGATCATCTGGGCAAGAAAGATGAGAtcacaaagaaaacagacagTGTAGATAAGACTCAGAAGAGTGAGAAGATCATCAAAGATGAGAAGAAAGTCGAGAAAGAGGAGAAACAGGACAATAAAGCTGAGAAAAATGAGAAGGTTGAGAAAGTAGACAAACCTGAGAAGACAAACaaggagaaagaggagaagaaagacaAGGGAGAAAAAGTGGACAAGACAGCCAAAGCTGAGAAGAATGCGACGGCTGCTAAAAGACCTGTGAAGTCTCCAACAGCTAATGGGAGCAAGGAGGTGACCAGTCCAGATAGTAAGGCCAAG tctTCTGAAACAGCGACCCAGCATCGCCCTCCAGTGCCAAAGGCTAAAGCTGCATCTGCTACAAACTCTAAAAACGGCACTAACACCACAGCTACCACCTCTGCCCTACGCACCTCTG CTACAAAGACTGAAAGTCAAGCAGGAGAGGTGAAAAAGACAAGTGCAAAGACAACACCAG GGACAACTCGCACACCACCCTCTGCCACTAGTACAGCAGCAACCAATGGAACCCCGACCTCTCGTACCTCCCGCATCACCAAACCCCCTGTACCCAAGCAGACTCCCCTAGAGAGGAAGCCTCCTGTACCGCGAGCCCCCCGAAACATCCGGCCCTTGAACGCACCACTGCCGGATCTAAAAAATGTGCGCTCCAAGATCGGTTCCACCGATAACATGAAGTACCAGCCTGGAGGAGGCAAG GTCTCTGCAGCCCAGGGCAAGACTGATGCTCTGCCAAAGACCAGCCAGGGCAAA GTTCAGATAGTCCACAAAAAGCTGGACTTCAGCCATGTCACCTCCCGATGTGGCTCTAAGGACAATATCAAGCATGTTCCTGGTGGAGGAAAT gttcagattttaaataaaaaggttgACTTGAGAAAAGTTACCTCTAAATGTGGATCCAAGGACAACATAAAGCACAAGCAAG GTGGTAGTGATGtgaagattgaatccaatatggTTAATGCCAAGGCCAAGTCCAAAGTGGGATCCATGGACAATGTAGGCCATGAACCAGGTGGTGGCGATGTCAAG GCTGAGGGGGTTCAGCAGAAATCTGAGGGAAGCCCATCTCCCACTGCTGTCTCTCCACCCATGCAGGCAGGTAATGGGGCAAAAGAGAATGGGCTGAAAGAGAACTCTCCTGCTCCCATATCTTCTTTGGGAGAGGGACCCCGGAACTCCCAGGGCTTGGACAAGCGCATCACTGGGACAA ATTGA
- the LOC109047589 gene encoding microtubule-associated protein 4-like isoform X1: MDFSLRDAFTDGAPKATQDSLLKRDFVAELQAQTYDDKVGETVGKTDYRPLLDGLDGKRERSGFMSAGQTGGQRQDPQGDIHPSPSGQYVYKNDFQSGLVSMIEKPVQLGNQQMGSAVKDNSMDSFLGFSQPGMNIGMNMNVGMAPFQSSKPPSMGEPQRTLPLFANEPTQPSQITANSSETSPRNSQESSAVLGSPWTGEEMLSTEQSRASIKAEQSHTDTLGFQSQDAASGEEKSIEEGTGKQQKRKKKKRKNREEMYDLLDSLGSPDSEETPSESSNHGCPSPPSRDEDIWESEIQERGGGRIKAKKGKSRMKLPEDWSAPPTIMNMDFSSPNLRDSKPPSSASMDQGSAPPSLTPEPLHLTGTQACRPQPTGQANTSLFSNNPDSTVNPIDDSTHEIDRDMLNKDKSTKDDINKSNLELPGVHPSDLLLMDSKTDPNDSDQKSTFALSPTQTFMFLDSVLQAQTPDASPPSHSTPVNTPIPHTTALESAPDLTTGPLSIGTDIPACQSAPAVSHSSPTIPPSIEKRLKPEATPFIPSQTEQQETSLAQPPLLEVKEDKTAKEKMEKVETAVKMENINIIEKQDKPEKMEKIDHLGKKDEITKKTDSVDKTQKSEKIIKDEKKVEKEEKQDNKAEKNEKVEKVDKPEKTNKEKEEKKDKGEKVDKTAKAEKNATAAKRPVKSPTANGSKEVTSPDSKAKPSVGPAKQSSARPNSLSTGDSAGATKRTSPTTNSANKKSPVPKATTPTAGTKKNPTTTTTLETKAKSSETATQHRPPVPKAKAASATNSKNGTNTTATTSALRTSATKTESQAGEVKKTSAKTTPGTTRTPPSATSTAATNGTPTSRTSRITKPPVPKQTPLERKPPVPRAPRNIRPLNAPLPDLKNVRSKIGSTDNMKYQPGGGKVSAAQGKTDALPKTSQGKVQIVHKKLDFSHVTSRCGSKDNIKHVPGGGNVQILNKKVDLRKVTSKCGSKDNIKHKQGGSDVKIESNMVNAKAKSKVGSMDNVGHEPGGGDVKAEGVQQKSEGSPSPTAVSPPMQAGNGAKENGLKENSPAPISSLGEGPRNSQGLDKRITGTN, from the exons ATGGACTTCAGTTTACGTGATGCCTTCACAGATGGGGCACCTAAGGCGACCCAGGACAGCCTGCTGAAGAGGGATTTTGTGGCTGAGTTGCAGGCACAGACCTATGACGATAAAGTGGGCGAGACTGTTGGGAAGACAGACTACCGCCCCCTTCTGGATGGGCTGGATGGCAAAAGGGAAA gGTCTGGGTTCATGTCTGCAGGCCAGACTGGAGGGCAACGTCAGGACCCTCAGGGAGACATCCATCCCAGCCCGTCTGGCCAATATGTCTATAAGAATGACTTTCAATCAG GCCTAGTATCAATGATTGAAAAGCCTGTCCAATTAGGAAACCAGCAGATGGGATCTGCGGTGAAGGACAACAGCATGGACTCTTTTCTGG GGTTCTCTCAGCCTGGAATGAATATTGGTATGAATATGAATGTTGGCATGGCCCCTTTCCAGAGCTCCAAACCCCCCAGCATGGGTGAACCTCAGAGGACCTTACCCTTGTTTGCCAATGAACCAACCCAACCATCTCAGATAACTGCTAATTCGAGTGAAACAAGCCCTCGTAACAGCCAGGAAAGTTCTGCAG TTTTGGGAAGCCCTTGGACAGGTGAGGAAATGCTCTCTACGGAGCAGTCCCGAGCTTCCATCAAGGCAGAACAGAGTCACACTGACACCTTGGGATTCCAGAGTCAAGATGCAGCATCTGGTGAGGAAAAGTCCATCGAGGAAGGAACCGGAAAGCAGCAGAAGCGAAAAAAGAAGAAACGCAAAAACAGGGAAGAAATGTATGACCTTCTTGACAGTCTTGGTTCCCCTGATTCAGAAGAGACTCCTTCTGAAAGCTCCAACCACGGCTGCCCCTCACCTCCTAGTAGGGATGAAGACATTTGGGAAAGCGAGATCCAAGAAAGAGGGGGAGGACGTATCAAGGCCAAGAAGGGTAAAAGCAGGATGAAGCTACCGGAGGATTGGAGTGCTCCTCCAACCATAATGAACATGGACTTTAGCAGCCCTAATTTGCGTGATTCAAAACCCCCATCCAGTGCTAGCATGGATCAAGGAAGTGCACCACCCTCACTCACACCTGAACCTCTGCACCTCACGGGCACCCAAGCATGCAGACCCCAACCGACAGGGCAAGCAAACACTTCCTTATTCTCAAATAACCCAGACTCCACTGTGAATCCCATAGATGACTCAACTCACGAGATTGACAGGGATATGTTAAATAAGGATAAATCAACTAAAGACGATATCAATAAGTCTAACCTCGAGTTGCCTGGTGTTCACCCTTCAGATCTGTTACTCATGGACTCAAAGACTGACCCAAATGATTCCGACCAGAAGTCAACCTTTGCCCTTAGTCCAACTCAGACTTTTATGTTCCTTGACTCTGTGCTGCAGGCACAGACCCCAGATGCAAGCCCCCCATCCCACAGCACCCCCGTGAATACTCCCATCCCTCACACCACTGCCCTGGAGTCCGCTCCTGATCTGACCACTGGCCCACTGTCCATCGGCACAGACATCCCTGCCTGTCAGAGTGCACCAGCTGTTAGTCACTCTTCCCCAACAATTCCCCCCAGCATTGAAAAGAGATTAAAGCCCGAGGCTACACCTTTCATCCCTTCACAAACAGAGCAGCAGGAGACCTCACTGGCACAGCCTCCCCTACTGGAAG tgAAAGAAGATAAGACAGCTAAAGAGAAAATGGAGAAGGTTGAAACTGCTGTGAAGATGGAAAACATCAACATAATTGAGAAGCAGGACAAGCCTGAGAAGATGGAGAAGATTGATCATCTGGGCAAGAAAGATGAGAtcacaaagaaaacagacagTGTAGATAAGACTCAGAAGAGTGAGAAGATCATCAAAGATGAGAAGAAAGTCGAGAAAGAGGAGAAACAGGACAATAAAGCTGAGAAAAATGAGAAGGTTGAGAAAGTAGACAAACCTGAGAAGACAAACaaggagaaagaggagaagaaagacaAGGGAGAAAAAGTGGACAAGACAGCCAAAGCTGAGAAGAATGCGACGGCTGCTAAAAGACCTGTGAAGTCTCCAACAGCTAATGGGAGCAAGGAGGTGACCAGTCCAGATAGTAAGGCCAAG CCTTCAGTTGGGCCAGCCAAACAAAGCTCAGCAAGACCAAACTCGCTGTCCACTGGAGACAGTGCAGGTGCCACCAAACGCACCTCTCCCACCACCAACTCTGCCAATAAAAAAAGCCCTGTGCCCAAGGCAACAACCCCCACTGCTGGTACCAAGAAAAACCCCACCACCACAACTACTCTTGAGACTAAGGCCAAG tctTCTGAAACAGCGACCCAGCATCGCCCTCCAGTGCCAAAGGCTAAAGCTGCATCTGCTACAAACTCTAAAAACGGCACTAACACCACAGCTACCACCTCTGCCCTACGCACCTCTG CTACAAAGACTGAAAGTCAAGCAGGAGAGGTGAAAAAGACAAGTGCAAAGACAACACCAG GGACAACTCGCACACCACCCTCTGCCACTAGTACAGCAGCAACCAATGGAACCCCGACCTCTCGTACCTCCCGCATCACCAAACCCCCTGTACCCAAGCAGACTCCCCTAGAGAGGAAGCCTCCTGTACCGCGAGCCCCCCGAAACATCCGGCCCTTGAACGCACCACTGCCGGATCTAAAAAATGTGCGCTCCAAGATCGGTTCCACCGATAACATGAAGTACCAGCCTGGAGGAGGCAAG GTCTCTGCAGCCCAGGGCAAGACTGATGCTCTGCCAAAGACCAGCCAGGGCAAA GTTCAGATAGTCCACAAAAAGCTGGACTTCAGCCATGTCACCTCCCGATGTGGCTCTAAGGACAATATCAAGCATGTTCCTGGTGGAGGAAAT gttcagattttaaataaaaaggttgACTTGAGAAAAGTTACCTCTAAATGTGGATCCAAGGACAACATAAAGCACAAGCAAG GTGGTAGTGATGtgaagattgaatccaatatggTTAATGCCAAGGCCAAGTCCAAAGTGGGATCCATGGACAATGTAGGCCATGAACCAGGTGGTGGCGATGTCAAG GCTGAGGGGGTTCAGCAGAAATCTGAGGGAAGCCCATCTCCCACTGCTGTCTCTCCACCCATGCAGGCAGGTAATGGGGCAAAAGAGAATGGGCTGAAAGAGAACTCTCCTGCTCCCATATCTTCTTTGGGAGAGGGACCCCGGAACTCCCAGGGCTTGGACAAGCGCATCACTGGGACAA ATTGA